One Curtobacterium sp. BH-2-1-1 genomic region harbors:
- the nrdR gene encoding transcriptional regulator NrdR → MFCPFCRHPDSRVVDSRTSDDGTSIRRRRQCPNCGRRFSTTETASLNVVKRNGVTEPFSRDKIVSGVRKACQGRPVTDGDLAILAQRVEETVRSSGSSQIDANDIGLAILAPLRELDEVAYLRFASVYQAFDSLEDFEDAIGQLRRDHHGAADPVAGSSPAGAGA, encoded by the coding sequence ATGTTCTGCCCCTTCTGCCGCCACCCGGACTCCCGCGTCGTCGACTCCCGGACGAGCGACGACGGAACCTCCATCCGTCGCCGTCGTCAGTGCCCGAACTGCGGCCGCCGTTTCTCGACCACCGAGACCGCTTCGCTCAACGTGGTGAAGCGCAACGGGGTGACCGAGCCGTTCAGCCGCGACAAGATCGTGTCCGGCGTGCGCAAGGCCTGCCAGGGACGCCCGGTGACCGACGGCGACCTGGCGATCCTCGCGCAGCGCGTCGAGGAGACCGTGCGGTCCTCGGGGTCGAGCCAGATCGACGCGAACGACATCGGGCTCGCGATCCTCGCGCCGCTCCGCGAACTCGACGAGGTCGCGTACCTCCGGTTCGCGAGCGTCTACCAGGCCTTCGACTCGCTCGAGGACTTCGAGGACGCCATCGGCCAGCTCCGCCGCGACCACCACGGCGCGGCCGACCCGGTCGCCGGTTCGTCCCCGGCCGGGGCCGGCGCGTGA
- a CDS encoding RluA family pseudouridine synthase, with protein sequence MTESRSLPVPDGLAGERVDAAIAKLLGFSRSFAAEVVSAGGVTVDGVTVDKSDRLHADSWLQVEWTPKEAPRIIPVEVPGMTVVHDDDDIVVVDKPIGVAAHPSPGWDGPTVPGGLAAAGFTIATSGAAERAGIVHRLDVGTSGLMVVAKTELAYTHLKRAFKERTVEKVYHALAQGHPDPTSGTIDAPIGRHPSSDWKFAVTADGKPSVTHYETLEAFRSATLLEVHLETGRTHQIRVHMAATRHPLVGDTMYGADPVLAEELGLTRQWLDAVRLGFEHPRTGSWVSYSAEYPDDLQRALDRIRAA encoded by the coding sequence GTGACCGAGAGCCGTTCCCTGCCGGTCCCGGACGGGCTCGCCGGTGAGCGTGTCGACGCCGCCATCGCGAAGCTCCTCGGGTTCAGTCGTTCCTTCGCGGCCGAGGTCGTCTCGGCCGGCGGCGTGACCGTCGACGGGGTCACGGTGGACAAGTCCGACCGGTTGCACGCCGACTCCTGGCTGCAGGTCGAGTGGACGCCGAAGGAAGCCCCCCGGATCATCCCGGTCGAGGTCCCCGGCATGACGGTCGTGCACGACGACGACGACATCGTCGTGGTGGACAAGCCGATCGGCGTCGCCGCACACCCCTCGCCCGGCTGGGACGGCCCCACGGTCCCCGGTGGCCTCGCCGCCGCGGGCTTCACCATCGCGACCTCCGGCGCCGCCGAACGCGCGGGCATCGTGCACCGGCTCGACGTCGGCACCTCGGGACTGATGGTCGTGGCGAAGACCGAGCTGGCGTACACGCACCTCAAGCGCGCGTTCAAGGAGCGCACGGTCGAGAAGGTCTACCACGCCCTCGCGCAGGGGCACCCCGACCCCACTTCCGGCACGATCGACGCGCCCATCGGTCGACACCCCTCGAGCGACTGGAAGTTCGCGGTCACGGCCGACGGCAAGCCGAGCGTGACGCACTACGAGACCCTCGAGGCGTTCCGCTCCGCGACCCTGCTCGAGGTGCACCTCGAGACCGGTCGGACGCACCAGATCCGGGTGCACATGGCGGCGACCCGGCACCCGCTCGTGGGTGACACGATGTACGGGGCCGACCCGGTGCTCGCCGAGGAGCTCGGGCTCACGCGGCAGTGGCTCGACGCCGTCCGGCTCGGGTTCGAGCACCCGCGCACGGGGTCGTGGGTGTCGTACTCGGCGGAGTACCCCGACGACCTGCAGCGGGCGCTGGACCGCATCCGCGCCGCGTAG
- a CDS encoding DUF2200 domain-containing protein, whose protein sequence is MAGHRIFGTPFAAVYPHYLAKVERKGHTKAELDAVIEWLTGFDDAALEKHLADESTFEDFFAAAHLHPNAPLITGVICGVRIEELDDPLMRQIRYLDKLVDEVANGRPMSKVLRTA, encoded by the coding sequence ATGGCCGGGCACCGCATCTTCGGCACGCCGTTCGCGGCGGTGTACCCGCACTACCTCGCGAAGGTGGAGCGCAAGGGGCACACCAAGGCCGAGCTCGACGCGGTGATCGAGTGGCTCACGGGGTTCGACGACGCCGCGCTCGAGAAGCACCTCGCCGATGAGAGCACGTTCGAGGACTTCTTCGCGGCCGCGCACCTCCATCCGAACGCACCGCTCATCACCGGCGTGATCTGCGGCGTCCGGATCGAGGAACTCGACGACCCGCTCATGCGGCAGATCCGGTACCTGGACAAGCTCGTCGACGAGGTCGCGAATGGCCGTCCGATGTCGAAGGTGCTCCGGACCGCGTGA
- the dnaE gene encoding DNA polymerase III subunit alpha, whose product MLDGAARLGDLVAETAAQGMPAVAVTDHGNMFGAFEFWKAAKAGGVKPIIGTEAYITPRTHRTDKTRVRWGDGGGDDVSGSGAYTHMTMFAENTTGMHNLFRLSSKASIEGYYFKPRMDIELLEEYHEGIIATTGCPSGEIQTRLRLGQYDEAVKAAADYRDIFGKENYFAEVMDHGLEIERRIMSDLIRLAKDLDIPLVGTNDLHYTHSHDAKSHAALLCVQSGSTLNDPNRFKFDADEFYLKTPQQMRHLFRDNPEACDNTLLIAERCNVEFDTAANYMPKFPVPEGETEHSWFEKEVAKGLEYRYPDGITREVQERADYEVGIINQMGFPGYFLVVADFINWSKNNGIRVGPGRGSGAGSMVAYAMRITDLDPIRHGLIFERFLNPDRVSMPDFDVDFDDRRRGEAIKYVTEKYGSARVAQIVTYGTIKAKQALKDSSRVLGFPFGMGEKLTKAMPPPVMGKDIPLTGIFDKDHPRYKEAVDVRTVVETDPEAKTVFDTALGLEGLKRQWGVHAAGVIMSSDPLIDIIPVMKREQDGQIVTQFDYPAAESLGLIKMDFLGLRNLTIISDALDNIKTNRGIELDLENMGLEDPEAYALLQRGDTLGVFQLDGGPMRGLLRLMKPDNFEDISALIALYRPGPMGANSHTNYALRKNGEQPITPIHPELEEPLQDIIGTTYGLIIYQEQVMAIAQKVAGFSLGQADILRRAMGKKKKSELDKQYAGFEKGMQDNGYSAAAIKTLWDILLPFSDYAFNKAHSAAYGVVSFWTAYLKAHYPAEYMAALLTSVGDARDKLALYLNECRRMGIKVMPPDVNESIGFFAAVGEDIRFGMGAIRNVGFNVVDDIVQARTEKGAFESFHDFLRKIPISSANKRTVESLIKAGAFDEFGDSRRALVEIHEGAVEGAVKVKRDEAHGNVGFDFDSLFAEVAEEQPSAAVVSQVPDRPEWSKRDKLAFERDMLGLYVSDHPLAGLEIELAKHQSITIADLIAADDSVEGETVTVAGLLTSVQHRVAKSSGNPYGIVDIEDFGGQIGVMFLGKTYQEFGPSLVADSIVVLRGRVNVRDDGKALHAVSMFQPNVGDAMGSGPLTLSLPERQATTTTVTELAAVLGRHSGETEVRLKLIKDDVARTFELPFPVNLTPDLFGELKSLLGPRCLV is encoded by the coding sequence ATGCTCGACGGCGCCGCCAGGCTCGGCGACCTCGTAGCCGAGACCGCTGCGCAGGGCATGCCCGCCGTGGCCGTGACCGACCACGGCAACATGTTCGGCGCGTTCGAGTTCTGGAAGGCCGCCAAGGCCGGCGGCGTCAAGCCGATCATCGGGACCGAGGCGTACATCACGCCGCGCACCCACCGGACCGACAAGACCCGTGTGCGCTGGGGCGACGGCGGCGGCGACGACGTGTCCGGCTCCGGCGCGTACACGCACATGACGATGTTCGCCGAGAACACGACGGGCATGCACAACCTGTTCCGGCTCTCGAGCAAGGCGTCGATCGAGGGGTACTACTTCAAGCCCCGCATGGACATCGAGCTGCTCGAGGAGTACCACGAGGGCATCATCGCCACGACGGGCTGCCCCTCGGGGGAGATCCAGACCCGGCTGCGGCTCGGCCAGTACGACGAAGCCGTCAAGGCCGCGGCGGACTACCGCGACATCTTCGGCAAGGAGAACTACTTCGCCGAGGTCATGGACCACGGGCTCGAGATCGAACGTCGGATCATGAGCGACCTGATCCGGCTGGCGAAGGACCTCGACATCCCGCTGGTCGGCACGAACGACCTGCACTACACGCACTCGCACGACGCCAAGTCGCACGCGGCGCTGCTCTGCGTCCAGTCCGGCTCGACCCTGAACGACCCGAACCGCTTCAAGTTCGACGCCGACGAGTTCTACCTGAAGACCCCGCAGCAGATGCGGCACCTCTTCCGCGACAACCCCGAGGCTTGCGACAACACGCTGCTCATCGCCGAGCGGTGCAACGTCGAGTTCGACACCGCGGCCAACTACATGCCGAAGTTCCCCGTGCCCGAGGGGGAGACCGAGCACTCGTGGTTCGAGAAAGAGGTGGCGAAGGGCCTCGAGTACCGGTACCCCGACGGCATCACGCGCGAGGTCCAGGAACGCGCCGACTACGAGGTCGGCATCATCAACCAGATGGGCTTCCCGGGGTACTTCCTCGTCGTCGCCGACTTCATCAACTGGTCGAAGAACAACGGCATCCGCGTCGGTCCCGGCCGTGGTTCCGGTGCCGGCTCGATGGTGGCGTACGCGATGCGCATCACCGACCTCGACCCGATCCGGCACGGCCTGATCTTCGAGCGCTTCCTCAACCCGGACCGCGTCTCGATGCCCGACTTCGACGTCGACTTCGACGACCGGCGCCGCGGTGAGGCGATCAAGTACGTCACCGAGAAGTACGGGTCGGCGCGTGTCGCGCAGATCGTCACGTACGGCACGATCAAGGCGAAGCAGGCGCTCAAGGACTCCTCGCGCGTCCTGGGCTTCCCGTTCGGCATGGGCGAGAAGCTCACCAAGGCGATGCCGCCGCCCGTGATGGGCAAGGACATCCCGCTCACCGGGATCTTCGACAAGGACCACCCGCGCTACAAGGAAGCAGTCGACGTCCGCACGGTCGTCGAGACCGATCCCGAGGCGAAGACGGTGTTCGACACCGCGCTCGGGCTCGAGGGGCTGAAGCGCCAATGGGGCGTGCACGCCGCCGGCGTCATCATGTCGAGCGACCCGCTGATCGACATCATCCCCGTGATGAAGCGCGAGCAGGACGGCCAGATCGTCACGCAGTTCGACTACCCGGCAGCGGAGTCGCTCGGCCTGATCAAGATGGACTTCCTGGGGCTCCGCAACCTCACGATCATCAGTGACGCCCTCGACAACATCAAGACGAACCGTGGGATCGAGCTCGACCTCGAGAACATGGGGCTCGAGGACCCCGAGGCGTACGCGCTCCTGCAGCGTGGCGACACCCTCGGTGTGTTCCAGCTCGACGGCGGACCGATGCGTGGGCTGCTGCGCCTGATGAAGCCCGACAACTTCGAGGACATCTCGGCGCTCATCGCCCTGTACCGTCCGGGCCCCATGGGTGCGAACTCGCACACGAACTACGCGCTCCGCAAGAACGGCGAGCAGCCGATCACGCCGATCCACCCGGAGCTCGAAGAGCCCCTGCAGGACATCATCGGCACGACCTACGGCCTGATCATCTACCAGGAGCAGGTCATGGCCATCGCGCAGAAGGTGGCCGGGTTCTCCCTCGGCCAAGCGGACATCCTCCGCCGCGCGATGGGCAAGAAGAAGAAGTCCGAGCTGGACAAGCAGTACGCCGGCTTCGAGAAGGGCATGCAGGACAACGGCTACTCGGCCGCTGCCATCAAGACCCTCTGGGACATCCTGCTGCCGTTCTCTGACTACGCGTTCAACAAGGCGCACTCGGCGGCGTACGGCGTGGTGTCCTTCTGGACCGCGTACCTCAAGGCGCACTACCCGGCCGAGTACATGGCTGCCCTGCTGACGAGCGTCGGCGACGCCCGCGACAAGCTCGCGCTGTACCTCAACGAGTGCCGCCGGATGGGCATCAAGGTCATGCCGCCGGACGTCAACGAGTCGATCGGCTTCTTCGCCGCCGTCGGTGAGGACATCCGTTTCGGCATGGGCGCGATCCGCAACGTCGGCTTCAACGTCGTCGACGACATCGTCCAGGCCCGCACCGAGAAGGGCGCGTTCGAGTCCTTCCACGACTTCCTCCGCAAGATCCCCATCTCGTCGGCGAACAAGCGCACGGTCGAGTCGCTCATCAAGGCCGGTGCGTTCGACGAGTTCGGCGATTCCCGCCGTGCACTCGTCGAGATCCACGAGGGCGCCGTCGAGGGTGCGGTGAAGGTCAAGCGCGACGAGGCCCACGGCAACGTCGGGTTCGACTTCGACTCGCTCTTCGCCGAGGTCGCCGAGGAACAGCCGTCGGCAGCCGTCGTGTCCCAGGTGCCCGACCGTCCGGAGTGGTCCAAGCGCGACAAGCTCGCGTTCGAACGGGACATGCTCGGCTTGTACGTCTCCGACCACCCGCTCGCCGGGCTCGAGATCGAGCTGGCGAAGCACCAATCGATCACCATCGCCGACCTCATCGCGGCCGACGACTCGGTCGAGGGTGAGACGGTCACCGTCGCGGGGCTCCTGACGAGCGTGCAGCACCGGGTGGCGAAGTCCAGCGGCAACCCGTACGGCATCGTCGACATCGAGGACTTCGGCGGCCAGATCGGCGTCATGTTCCTGGGCAAGACCTACCAGGAGTTCGGGCCGTCGCTCGTCGCCGACTCGATCGTGGTCCTGCGCGGTCGTGTCAACGTGCGCGACGACGGCAAGGCCCTGCACGCGGTGAGCATGTTCCAGCCGAACGTCGGTGACGCCATGGGGTCCGGCCCGCTCACGCTGAGCCTGCCCGAGCGGCAGGCGACGACGACGACGGTGACCGAACTCGCCGCCGTCCTCGGTCGGCACAGCGGCGAGACCGAGGTCCGGTTGAAGCTCATCAAGGACGACGTCGCGCGCACGTTCGAGCTGCCGTTCCCGGTGAACCTGACGCCCGACCTCTTCGGCGAGCTGAAGAGCCTGCTCGGGCCGCGCTGCCTGGTCTGA
- the hisD gene encoding histidinol dehydrogenase, protein MMQRIDLRGGLPARAELLRLMPRAAGDVSHAVDAARELVDAVREHGASALYDQAERFDGGAPEHVRVPAAEIAAAVAGLTPELREALDEAIRRVRAASAAQVPAASVTTLADGAEVHQRWQPMRRVGLYVPGGKAVYPSSVVMNVVPAQVAGVRSIALVSPPQRDHGGAVHPTILAAAGLLGIDEVYAMGGAGAVGALAYGVPSIGLEPVDLVTGPGNNYVAAAKRLVRGVVGIDAEAGATEILVIADDTADPGYVAADLISQAEHDEQAGSVLVTTSAAFADAVEAAIPERAARVGTASRLQVALDGPQSAIVLVDSLADAATVSNAYGPEHLEIQTVDDDAVLADIDAAGAVFVGPSTPVSLGDYLAGSNHVLPTGGQARFGSGLSASTFLRPQQVIRYSPEALAEVAPHIVALATEEQLPAHGAAVTERTNR, encoded by the coding sequence ATGATGCAGCGAATCGACCTCCGTGGCGGCCTCCCCGCCCGTGCCGAACTCCTCCGACTCATGCCGCGCGCCGCCGGTGACGTCTCGCACGCGGTGGACGCCGCCCGCGAGCTCGTCGACGCCGTCCGCGAGCACGGGGCGTCGGCGCTGTACGACCAGGCCGAACGGTTCGACGGGGGAGCGCCCGAGCACGTGCGGGTCCCGGCTGCCGAGATCGCCGCGGCCGTCGCCGGCCTCACGCCCGAGCTCCGGGAAGCGCTCGACGAGGCCATCCGCCGGGTCCGGGCAGCGAGTGCGGCGCAGGTGCCCGCCGCGTCCGTGACCACCCTGGCCGACGGCGCCGAGGTGCACCAGCGCTGGCAGCCGATGCGCCGCGTGGGCCTCTACGTGCCCGGTGGCAAGGCGGTGTACCCGTCGAGCGTCGTCATGAACGTCGTCCCCGCCCAGGTCGCCGGAGTGCGGTCGATCGCGCTCGTGTCGCCCCCGCAGCGCGACCACGGGGGAGCGGTGCACCCGACGATCCTCGCGGCCGCCGGCCTGCTCGGCATCGACGAGGTCTACGCCATGGGCGGCGCCGGAGCCGTCGGTGCACTGGCGTACGGCGTCCCGTCGATCGGCCTCGAGCCCGTCGACCTCGTCACGGGCCCCGGCAACAACTACGTCGCAGCGGCCAAGCGCCTCGTGCGCGGTGTCGTCGGCATCGACGCCGAGGCCGGCGCGACGGAGATCCTCGTGATCGCCGACGACACCGCGGACCCCGGGTACGTGGCCGCCGACCTCATCAGCCAGGCCGAGCACGACGAGCAGGCCGGCAGCGTGCTGGTGACGACGTCGGCGGCGTTCGCCGACGCGGTGGAGGCGGCCATCCCGGAACGTGCTGCGCGTGTCGGGACCGCGTCGCGCCTCCAGGTCGCCCTGGACGGACCGCAGTCCGCGATCGTGCTCGTGGACTCGCTCGCCGACGCGGCGACCGTGAGCAACGCCTACGGACCGGAGCACCTCGAGATCCAGACCGTCGACGACGACGCGGTCCTCGCTGACATCGACGCCGCGGGCGCCGTGTTCGTCGGGCCGAGCACGCCGGTCAGCCTCGGCGACTACCTGGCCGGGTCCAACCACGTGCTGCCGACCGGCGGGCAGGCGCGCTTCGGCTCCGGACTGTCCGCGTCGACGTTCCTCCGCCCGCAGCAGGTCATCCGCTACTCGCCCGAGGCCCTCGCCGAGGTCGCGCCGCACATCGTCGCCCTCGCGACCGAGGAGCAGCTCCCCGCGCACGGCGCCGCCGTGACGGAGCGCACGAACCGGTAG
- a CDS encoding YggT family protein, giving the protein MTAILTILYYLLLLYILVLWGRFVLDIVQQFNRSWRPRGALLVVADVVYTVTDPPIRAVRRVLPPMRMGPVALDFGWTIVLLLAIIIRFVIALLIPVFAN; this is encoded by the coding sequence GTGACCGCGATCCTCACGATCCTGTACTACCTCCTCCTGCTGTACATCCTCGTGCTGTGGGGGCGGTTCGTCCTCGACATCGTCCAGCAGTTCAACCGGTCCTGGCGGCCGCGCGGAGCACTCCTCGTCGTCGCCGACGTGGTGTACACCGTGACGGACCCGCCGATCCGGGCGGTCCGCCGGGTCCTCCCGCCGATGCGCATGGGCCCCGTGGCGCTCGACTTCGGCTGGACGATCGTGCTCCTCCTGGCGATCATCATCCGGTTCGTGATCGCCCTGCTCATCCCCGTGTTCGCCAACTAA
- a CDS encoding phosphotransferase: MNTVAGGPDAGTLRAFGVGDQRLERLAGGRGLTWRAGDVVLRPHDGATVTDWRAGVLAELAHTSTFRTPRPVRAVDGPWRAGAWEAWEWLPGRADETRVADVIRVGNAFHRAIAHLDRPAFLAPSAPCPADAWGRADRMAWGAARLPDDSTLDRLAAAFRPVRAPSQLVHGDLLGNVLFADAAVPAVPAVIDWPPSWRPAGFGAAVAAVDAVCWHGVPVTQLGALGADVAEWDQLLVRALAFRIATLHLLGAWDAAAAARHRPVVDALA; encoded by the coding sequence GTGAACACCGTGGCGGGCGGTCCGGACGCCGGCACTCTGCGTGCCTTCGGCGTGGGCGACCAGCGGCTCGAACGGCTCGCGGGCGGGCGCGGGCTGACCTGGCGCGCCGGCGACGTCGTCCTCCGACCGCACGACGGCGCGACGGTGACGGACTGGCGGGCGGGCGTCCTCGCCGAGCTGGCGCACACCTCGACGTTCCGCACACCTCGACCCGTCCGAGCAGTCGACGGCCCCTGGCGCGCCGGCGCGTGGGAGGCGTGGGAGTGGCTACCCGGCCGCGCCGACGAGACCCGGGTCGCCGACGTCATCCGCGTCGGGAACGCCTTCCACCGAGCGATCGCACACCTCGATCGCCCCGCGTTCCTCGCCCCGTCCGCGCCGTGCCCCGCCGACGCGTGGGGCCGCGCCGACCGGATGGCCTGGGGAGCAGCGCGCCTGCCGGACGACTCCACGCTCGACCGCCTCGCCGCAGCCTTCCGGCCCGTCCGAGCGCCGTCACAGCTCGTCCACGGCGATCTGCTCGGCAACGTCCTCTTCGCCGATGCCGCCGTCCCCGCCGTCCCCGCCGTCATCGACTGGCCGCCGTCCTGGCGACCCGCCGGGTTCGGCGCGGCCGTCGCCGCGGTGGACGCGGTGTGCTGGCACGGCGTCCCGGTCACGCAGCTCGGCGCCCTCGGTGCCGACGTCGCGGAGTGGGACCAACTGCTGGTCCGCGCGCTCGCGTTCCGCATCGCGACGCTCCACCTGCTCGGCGCCTGGGACGCGGCAGCCGCCGCCCGACACCGCCCCGTCGTCGACGCGCTGGCCTGA
- a CDS encoding DivIVA domain-containing protein, protein MALTPEDVVNKRFQPTKFREGYDQDEVDDFLDEVVVELRRLTAENDELRQRLQTAESAPKPAEAEQSAPTPEPEPEPAPVAAAPEPAPVAAAAPATTVPADEDTEGTTNLLTLARRLHEEHVREGVEKRDALIAEGTAQAARLVSEAEAKQRQIIADTENTNRQRVAVLEQEQRQLEGKIDELRTFERDYRAQLKSYIQGQLNELDGSGTEQSGLTPAPASAQGFGN, encoded by the coding sequence ATGGCTTTGACGCCGGAAGACGTAGTCAACAAGCGGTTCCAGCCGACGAAGTTCCGCGAGGGCTACGACCAGGACGAGGTCGACGACTTCCTCGACGAGGTCGTCGTCGAGCTCCGTCGCCTGACGGCCGAGAACGACGAGCTCCGCCAGCGCCTGCAGACGGCCGAGTCCGCGCCGAAGCCGGCCGAGGCCGAGCAGTCCGCTCCGACCCCCGAGCCCGAGCCGGAGCCCGCCCCCGTGGCAGCCGCGCCGGAGCCCGCTCCGGTCGCCGCCGCCGCGCCGGCCACCACGGTCCCGGCCGACGAGGACACCGAGGGCACCACGAACCTCCTGACGCTCGCCCGTCGTCTCCACGAGGAGCACGTCCGCGAAGGCGTCGAGAAGCGCGACGCGCTCATCGCCGAGGGCACCGCGCAGGCCGCCCGTCTCGTCTCCGAGGCCGAGGCCAAGCAGCGCCAGATCATCGCCGACACCGAGAACACGAACCGTCAGCGTGTCGCGGTGCTCGAGCAGGAGCAGCGCCAGCTCGAGGGCAAGATCGACGAGCTCCGCACGTTCGAGCGCGACTACCGTGCACAGCTCAAGAGCTACATCCAGGGTCAGCTCAACGAGCTGGACGGCTCGGGCACCGAGCAGTCCGGGCTCACCCCGGCGCCGGCATCGGCGCAGGGCTTCGGCAACTGA
- a CDS encoding cell division protein SepF: protein MANPLKKTMVYLGLADEELEYEDEQPQQQPARQQSAPAPAPAPAPVADETPAPAAAPVAPVAAEPKAHTHQRGAQVTPLRRSHTSAQKAAPVQEMNEILTVHPREYKDAQSIAESFRDGIPVIINLSQMTEADARRMIDFASGLSLGLYGKIERVTNKVFLLSPAHVAVSGEAPEVESDIEASFFAQS, encoded by the coding sequence ATGGCCAACCCGCTGAAGAAGACGATGGTCTACCTGGGCCTCGCCGACGAGGAACTCGAGTACGAGGACGAGCAGCCGCAGCAGCAGCCCGCGCGGCAGCAGTCCGCTCCGGCCCCTGCCCCCGCGCCCGCTCCGGTCGCCGACGAGACCCCCGCGCCCGCCGCGGCACCGGTGGCGCCCGTCGCCGCCGAGCCCAAGGCGCACACCCACCAGCGCGGCGCCCAGGTCACCCCGCTCCGCCGCTCGCACACGTCCGCACAGAAGGCAGCACCGGTCCAGGAAATGAACGAGATCCTCACCGTCCACCCCCGCGAGTACAAGGACGCCCAGTCCATCGCCGAGAGCTTCCGCGACGGCATCCCCGTCATCATCAACCTCTCGCAGATGACCGAGGCCGACGCCCGCCGCATGATCGACTTCGCCTCCGGGCTGTCGCTCGGCCTCTACGGCAAGATCGAGCGCGTCACCAACAAGGTGTTCCTGCTGTCGCCGGCACACGTCGCGGTGAGCGGTGAGGCGCCTGAGGTAGAGTCCGACATCGAGGCGTCCTTCTTCGCCCAGTCCTGA
- a CDS encoding YggS family pyridoxal phosphate-dependent enzyme, with product MSDDPRLPSPSADDGLEARLASVRSGISDAARAAGRSADELTLVVVTKFHPASLVRDLAALGVTDVGENRHQEAQAKAAELTDLPLTWHFVGQLQSKKARQVRRYAHVVQSLDRESVVDAFAPTEAEPEPPVIDGFVQVNLTDDPDRGGVRPDAVEAMVSRVLATGTIRLRGVMAVAPLDEEPRAAFARLRGVSERVVSLAPAATDISAGMSGDYADAVLEGATHLRIGTAITGNRPVAP from the coding sequence TTGTCAGACGACCCGCGCCTCCCGTCCCCGTCAGCAGACGACGGACTGGAGGCGCGTCTCGCGTCCGTCAGGAGCGGCATCTCCGACGCGGCGCGCGCCGCAGGGCGCTCGGCCGACGAACTCACGCTCGTCGTCGTCACGAAGTTCCACCCGGCGTCGCTCGTCCGCGACCTCGCCGCGCTCGGCGTGACCGACGTGGGGGAGAACCGGCACCAGGAGGCGCAGGCGAAGGCCGCCGAGCTCACCGACCTCCCGCTGACCTGGCACTTCGTCGGACAGCTGCAGTCGAAGAAGGCCCGGCAGGTCCGGCGGTACGCACACGTCGTGCAGTCGCTCGACCGCGAGTCCGTGGTGGACGCGTTCGCGCCGACCGAGGCCGAACCCGAACCGCCGGTGATCGACGGCTTCGTGCAGGTCAACCTGACCGACGACCCCGACCGCGGTGGCGTCCGACCCGACGCCGTCGAGGCCATGGTGTCGCGGGTGCTCGCGACCGGCACGATCCGGCTCCGCGGGGTGATGGCCGTCGCGCCGCTCGACGAGGAGCCGCGCGCGGCCTTCGCCCGGCTCCGTGGGGTCTCCGAGCGCGTGGTGTCCCTCGCCCCCGCCGCGACGGACATCTCGGCCGGGATGAGCGGCGACTACGCCGACGCCGTGCTCGAGGGCGCGACACACCTGCGGATCGGGACCGCAATCACGGGAAATCGGCCGGTCGCGCCCTAG
- the lspA gene encoding signal peptidase II, with protein MSRPASRAKVSVRAIAALAFAAAVVVALDQGVKALVVANLPYGTVVPVLGNALQLLYVRNPGAAFSFAVNMTWVFSIVSTAVVVAIIVFARRIRSMWWALVLGMLLGGALGNLLDRLFREPGFGRGHVVDFISTPWMMPAIYNIADSFICISMVVFVLLVILGVNLDGTRALSAKQQRAVDAVRAQSDASEADEHRASRPLVEDPRAPRDGRDTLGHDAT; from the coding sequence TTGTCGCGACCAGCATCACGAGCGAAGGTCAGTGTCCGCGCGATCGCGGCACTGGCCTTCGCCGCTGCCGTCGTGGTGGCGCTCGACCAGGGCGTGAAGGCGCTCGTCGTCGCCAACCTGCCGTACGGCACCGTCGTCCCGGTCCTCGGGAACGCCCTGCAGCTGCTCTACGTCCGGAACCCCGGTGCCGCGTTCTCGTTCGCGGTGAACATGACGTGGGTGTTCTCGATCGTCTCGACCGCCGTCGTGGTCGCGATCATCGTGTTCGCCCGGCGGATCCGCTCGATGTGGTGGGCGCTCGTGCTCGGCATGCTCCTCGGCGGGGCGCTCGGCAACCTGCTCGACCGGCTCTTCCGTGAGCCCGGCTTCGGTCGCGGCCACGTGGTGGACTTCATCTCGACCCCGTGGATGATGCCCGCGATCTACAACATCGCCGACTCGTTCATCTGCATCAGCATGGTGGTCTTCGTCCTGCTGGTGATCCTCGGGGTGAACCTCGACGGCACCCGCGCGCTCTCCGCGAAGCAGCAGCGCGCGGTGGACGCGGTCCGCGCGCAGTCGGACGCCTCCGAGGCGGACGAGCACCGCGCCTCCCGGCCCCTGGTCGAGGACCCGCGCGCGCCGCGTGACGGGCGGGACACCCTCGGACACGACGCGACGTGA